The following coding sequences are from one Bufo bufo chromosome 2, aBufBuf1.1, whole genome shotgun sequence window:
- the LOC120991107 gene encoding probable N-acetyltransferase CML1: MSDYQIRLYKDSDYERVREIFANGMKEHSTKALHISLSIFLLLMFLLLFWITGSFLMSVLAVIINIGLLFCLHKLIYTTYASYCLKDDMLDIQKYYLQRDGYCFWVVESSGEIAGMVAAIPSPNPGGERQVELKRMSVPRKHSGKGIAKVLCRTVIDYARKRGCEAVVLETSYPQVDAWKMYEKMGFKRTRSFCNPALLGRLVLLYRYDLPFPR, translated from the coding sequence ATGTCTGACTACCAGATCAGGCTTTACAAGGACTCGGACTATGAGAGGGTTCGAGAGATCTTTGCTAATGGCATGAAAGAACATTCCACCAAAGCTTTACATATTTCGCTCTCTATCTTTTTGCTACTGATGTTCCTTCTTCTCTTCTGGATCACTGGGTCATTCCTGATGTCCGTTCTAGCTGTGATCATTAACATAGGGCTCTTATTTTGCCTCCATAAGCTCATCTACACGACCTATGCCAGCTACTGTCTAAAAGACGACATGTTGGATATACAAAAATATTATCTCCAGCGAGACGGTTACTGCTTCTGGGTAGTAGAGTCATCAGGAGAGATAGCAGGGATGGTAGCTGCTATCCCCTCACCAAATCCTGGAGGAGAAAGACAAGTGGAACTCAAGAGGATGTCAGTACCTAGAAAACACAGCGGCAAGGGAATTGCTAAGGTCTTGTGCAGGACAGTTATTGACTATGCCCGGAAGAGAGGCTGTGAGGCGGTGGTCTTGGAGACCTCATATCCTCAAGTAGATGCCTGGAAGATGTATGAGAAGATGGGTTTCAAGAGAACGAGAAGCTTCTGTAACCCAGCACTTTTAGGAAGACTCGTCCTGCTCTACCGGTACGACCTGCCTTTTCccaggtga